Genomic DNA from Magnolia sinica isolate HGM2019 chromosome 4, MsV1, whole genome shotgun sequence:
CAATTATTGGCATCAAATGCATTTGAATTTGAACTACAACTCCCTTTATGTTTATAGTCCATCAAAGACGTAAATTCCACCTGAATTTCAATTAGAAGTTTGGGACCATCCTGTCATGTGTGGCTTACATATGATGGCCCGTCCCTTTGATAAATGAACATCACATGGAAAGGAGAGAGCGGAGTGGAGAAAAGAAATCAACAAAGAATAATACTAACAACATGAAGAATGTTGTAGTCAATTCTCCTGCTGCATCGCCAGTTCTCACAAGATCTCCATCCCTTCAGAGCACTTTAGCAGCAGCATCTTGCACAACCCCAAGTTCTTCCGAATCAAAACAATCCACTTAGCAAGCTACATGCTGGTAAAATTCAGAACCTCATAAGGCTCATCATCAGTTTGATCAGTCATTGGCACATCGTCTCTTGAATGTCCTCTCTGTGATCTTCCAGGTGAACTTGGTGTTCCGCCATCAGTATCATCATAGCTTCTTGGTCCTCTTGGCGGCCTGAAATCAGCTCTAGACCTTTTTGGGTGCCTGTAATTAATTTCATCATCTGTGTCTGCAACCAAATCCTAGGATGTCAATGATCTGGTGCTTAATAATCACCATGCTACCAAGTCAAATTGCCCCATGAATTCAAAGCTGAACTGATGTAAAGAATTTGAAAGATTAGGTAATATCGATATTTACAACTTTAGATTAGGCCAAAACATTAAGAAGGCCAGATTAAATGGTTTGCAAATCACAAGATCTATAACTTATCTTGGAATTAATACAAAATGAATAATTAAGAGACCTGGAAATATAGAATATGCATCAACCAACAATATTCTAAcaaaccaagatcaaatttcagttGTGACATCCAGAATCATAACAGGAAAAAGGCCCACTTTAGACTGTTGGTGCAATTCTATCTCAACTCCCTTTAAATCCAtgagaaaaatctcaaaaatccTACAGCTTCATGAACTGCCACTTTTTGGTTATTGAGTGAATTTCTACAACTAGTTTACCTAAATTCAAATAGGATTCAAGTTGCCACAAATAATTTCAATAGTGTTCAACTCAAATCGCAGGATTTCAATTAGATAACATAAGCAAGTATAGATCAAATTGCACAATGATGGTTGCCACATAGCATCCATGCCTGTGAACACAATGGAGTTATAAGAGATCTCTTTGAGGATAATGAAGTGAAGATAAGAGATCTCTTGGATGGACATTGTCTCTTGTAGAAAAAAGAGCTCTTTGAAGAAAATGGACTGCTATTCTTTTCACTCCACTAACCATTTCTAGGAATCACTGGGGTTAAAGGAATTACTCTTTCATACCTTGTTTTGGATATAATGGTAATCAACATCTACTTCGATGATATTTACTTGATTTGGGGCAATACCAATCAGTTATTGGAAACGAATCAAATCAGTCCACATTGAGATGCATCTAATGTATCCAAAGGAGCTCTTTTCTTGCCATAGCATCACTCATCAATTCAAAACAATGAAAAGCATTCATCTGTTGAGCTCCATTATAGACGGGCACACTGTAAAAACCATGGTCTTAGCCAATGGCCCATATATTCGACCGTCCATAATTAACAGGGATCATAATACACCCATCTTGTTGATGACAATTCCAGATggggataattttagagcatgtcGAGcaactcatgtggggcccaccaattgtTAGTCTGGGTCACTGaaatgtgggctccacctgatTTTATTAACAAGAATGTTGAACATTACACTAAATGCATAATCATAAgcagtaaaaaatttataaaaaaaaaaaaaaaaaatcctttccaaaaagaagaaagagaaaaaaatcagttcatatttttttcccttaaaaTCTCATTACCTTGATCATGTAGAAGCGAGGGAGCTTCTGACTCACCGGTCCCATGTTTCCTTCTTTCGCATCGAGCTCCACCTCTGCTGCCCTCCGGTCCTCCATGATCTGATCAATATCCCTCTCATCCTCCATCGAATCGTCCAGGCCCACCGATTCGTACTGATCATGCTCATCCATCCGACGGTAATCTCTGCGCCAAAATTAAAAaccccaaattttaaaaaaataaaataaatccccAAAATCAATCCATCGAAAACGAAAAAAGGGGGAAGAATATCTAACTCCATGTAATTGTCGTTGCAgagatcttctccttcttcctcatcatcagcGTCATCAGGCTCGTCGCGTACAATCCGGGAATCCGACCATTTTTCGGCCATCTGGTCGTACGGAATCCTCCAAAAGCGGGAGTGAGATCGAGAATGGCAGCCATGAAAGAAGAAAAGTCCAGATAACGGAGAATGAGATTTCAGACAGAAATCAGAGGGTTGCGGAACTTGCGGTAATTATAAAAGCAAAGAAAGGGAAAACCAGGGCttttgagaaatgaaaagatCAAAATCAATGGGGGTAGGAAGGAGAAGGGGGTTTTTGAAAGGGGCTGGGTGGGAGGCTGGCGGACATTAGCtagaagaaatgagaagaaaaacgagagagagagagagagagagagagagagagagaggaaatcgaCCTCTGACGAAATGAGAAGTAAAACcgggagagagaatgagaagtaAAAACGGGAGAGagaatgaaatcggattgcgtactgagttactcagtacgctcttatcgtactaagtaaacccagttggccccaccgtgaatgtatggtctatccacgccgtccatccgtttttccatataatttaaggcgttgagcccaaaattgaagaatatacaaagatcaagcatatcatactacaggaaacagtgggaataataatttccaccgttgaaaccttgttaggccccacggtgatgtttatttgtcatccaaactgttcaaacaatcttacagacatggataaagggaaaacataaaaataagcttgatccaaaacttctgtggcccctaagaaattttcatcgattgatcttcaattcacattatttcctttggtgtggcccatttgagtgttggatatacttctttttttcttttctttttttaatctagAATTCTAAAATTATCCCATAAAATGAATGAaccaagtggataaaatacataaatcatgatgaacctcacaaagtttactcattacgctaattgtactaagttactcaacacgcaatctgcttccgaaaGAGAATAGGCTTTGGGATGGGATATATTTAAAACCATTTAGGAGCGGTTGCAAACCGTTTTCAATTAGAAACGGCCCTACGCCGTTTCCAAACTAGAGACCTGTTCATTCCTGAACCGAAGTTTTGGTGTAGTGAatactttcacgagtgggatgaTTTTGttacgtagcacttgttccttcctgtcaagaatacgtGTGGGCTgcaatacataagtagcatcttcacttagctgcacttgctctcatttgataatgtgggtaggGTTAGGAATATATTTCCtcaacatcgatacgtgaaatacgttgtgcacgcctgcgagtggtgtggccaaagcgagacggtatgccaccacacccactcggtccaaAATTTGGAATGGGTCAATGAATCATGGCATaagtttccctttcttaccaaaacgAAGGACTCCTTTTATTGGAAAAATCTTaaggaatacgtggtccccaatATCAAATTTTAGGTGCTTCCGTCTCGTATCGGGGTACCTattctgtctactctgggctgcaagaagttGACACCTGATAATAtaaatcttctctgaggtcgcctgtaccaaATCTGGGtcaaccaaactcttctcgccaacttctgtccaacaatGTGGAgttcgacatgggcgcccatagaaagcttcatagggagccatgccaatgcttacatggaagctgttgttataagcaaacttggCAGAggggagatagtcatcccaactgtccttgaaatcaagcacgcacGCTTGAAACATGTCTtcgagtatctgatttacccgttccgtctgcccatcagtctgtgggtggaacacggtactgaacttcagcttcactcccattgcttcttggattcgagttcagaaaatggacgtgaatcgtgtgtctcggtccgacacaatctccataggaattcCATGTAATCGTATTATCTCTTTAATGTACAGCTTAGCCATGTCATCAgccgaattagaaactctaatcagGAGAAAATGggccaatttcgtcaatcggtccacaatcactcaaatggagtcatgcccctttcttatCTTGGGTAATgcggaaatgaaatccatggatataaaattccatttccattcggatatgggcatgggctgaagtaaaccagggggtcggtGATGTTCGACCTTAacttgctggcacatgagacaacgggatacataagctgctatttgggcctttatgttgtcccaccaatacgaacgcttcatgtctcgatacatcttcgtactgcccagatgcatcgccatctttgaattgtgagctgCTTCTAGGACTTCTCTTCTCAAGTCAtagagattcgggacgcataagcggccacgatatcgtaaacccccattcgaaccaactctccattcgaattcttcactgtcacttacttgttctctcatcttcaccaacagttcatcttctttctgagccacaatgattcggtcatcaataagtagctgcacgtggatgtgtgcgacgctctcgaatggctcctccactgttAGCTTTTATTcgaaatctcgcacaaactctaccatattcctcTCTTATATCATCAACGGGGCTACAAATTCTATTgctttcttgcggctcaacgcatcagccacaaggttggccttgctaggatggtaggagacctcaaacttgaagtctttcaaggtctccatccaacgtcgttgcctcatattcagatcTCTCTGCATaaaaatgtacttaaggctcttgtggtcgcaaaagagcttgaactcctctccgtagaggtaatgtttccagagctttaatgcgaagatgactgccgtCAATTCTAGGTCGTGAGTAGGGtatttttcttcgtgtttcctcaactgtcgtgaggcataggcgatcaccctatctttctgcataagtacacaacctAAACTAACTCGAGAGGCGTCGATGCAgatagtatatctgaccccttgctctggcagtactagcacgggtgtggatgtcagcttgtcctttaattcctgaaaggctgcttctgctttttCGTTCCAgtcaaacttaagatcttttcgagtgagttgcgaCAACGgttgggctatcttggagaaatctttaataaaTTGGCGATAATAGCCGGCAAGTCCGAGGAAGCTCCTCACTTTTGCAACTGAGccgggctactcccagtcctatatcgcggtcaccttggcaaggtccacgacgATTCCTTCCTTAGAAactacatgtcccaggaacttgacttcttctttccaaaagtcacattttcGGTACTGTGCAAATAACTAATTTTTCTTGAGGGTATCAAAGGCTGCTCGTAgatgctcttcgtgatccttttggctctttgagtatatcaaaatgtcatctatgaatacgatgacgaatcggcaAAGATACGACCGAAATACCCGGttaatgagatccatgaatacgaccgatgcatttgtaagtccgaacgacatcactAGGAATTTATAGTGCCCGAATCTGGTTCTAaatgctgttttctgcacgtcttcattcctgacgcgcaactgatgatacccagactgtaaatctattttagagaaatattgtgctcccttcaactggtcaaacaggtcatctatcttgggcagaggatacttgttcttcactgtgatgtggttcaacctgcgataatttaTACACAAccgtagtgatccatccttctttttcacgaacAACACAggagctccccaaggagatacgctaggccgtataaaacctgaatccaacagatcatctatctgcttcctcaattcctccatttcacatggaggcatgcgatatgtcggtaAGGAAATAGACATCGCAtctggcacaaggtcgatagtaaagtcgatctcatgctgaggaggtagtccagggattgTTCTGAATACGTCCGTGAAATTTTGGACTACTGGCGTGTCCCCAAGCGTCGGAATATCAAAATTTTTCAATAAGGAAGTATAACAACGAATGCGATAAGGACAACTgacttgaactgggaaagtgaaggtcgtgccctcaagtccatgggctatcaccaatctggtatcacaatcgatctgtgccttcatttcggtgagccaatccataccgaggatgacgtcgtaatgaaaTATTGtggtgacaattaggtcaatacacaccaccctgcttcctaagtctatcagaCATCCCTTTCAAAGCTTAGTGACATCTGTGAAGGTTCCTGTTGTCACAATGACTCTCACcctaaccataggggtagtgttcagtatgctatcatcgaaatagtggacccggtgtccaccaacagaaatacaagtgtaccttgaatgtgggcagtgacttcaaaggctaacggtactgcagttgctgactcagatacTTCAACTGTAAGTGCACGTACACGAGCTTGTTGTGGATGATTTGCTtgtgctgccataggtcgttgatgCGACCTATTTCGAGGTACGGGTGGTCGATAGAATGGTTGTACTGGTGGTGTGGattgtagaggtggagctgagataacacgtggtggctggcggttgatcttctgaggtagcGTGAAACCGTTGtccttcatcttagtaaaacagaAGGGATCAGTGCATCCCCCTTTGTTACAATAAGTACACTAACGTTCAGTTCGCCTCTGCTGGGCCGATGGAGACAGTAGCCTGAGAGGCGAGTCCACATGTGCCTCTTACCGAGAACTGACCGGTTCTGTAATTCAAGCCGAGGCCTCGGACCCATTGGCATACGTGTCCGAGACACTCTCACCATCCTGCTtggctcgcagggacatgttcactagctcagcgtagttgggaatgctagcgcaacacatatTCGTGTGGATATCAGCCGgcaaatgtaacgccctgaaaattgagggtcgagcgaatgcccaactcccgagttccaacgcatcacttatgcaacatagataatgataattaaatgttatccgtgttagtgcattaaacatgaatgggattgccctagatcagcatatcatactccagagacaatgagattatgcaagcggaagactgtgagagatatataaagcacataagttgttgtaagtctccagagtgtgaacatgttaccaggttaaataattacatgtataggtCTAAAATatgcaaaatgataaagtgtaatgtcatgtAATCCATACCCTGTAGCCCTGGtgacacaactccaggtctacatagacccgccagagagttgcaggtaggagaactccttgtcGTCGTAGAAGATCGGCTCCAACTCGTAAGTCTCGTCAtgatctgaaactacaacagagtctggttgatgttttcaaacactgtcccagagtgagagtaagtgatcaacttagtggagctataaggcagaggttaacatgttatcaattcagtcaagaagtaatgataaagcaatataacaagcattcctaagtactctggttaatgcaaggatgatatgtattaatgatgcatgccctcgcctgcactccctctgcgacatcatttcacggtcgcacatgctaaactcccactgtgctcaacacccatgccaaaggcatatgcaatgcggtgcatggtcgtgttagccaagttcttaattagacctattcatataggagattcgggaagctaaggtcgtcaatcctagttaatcacatacgataggcaagttcgcgagtttacactataggtcgctacggggggctcatcacctcaacgtaggcttaattcatactcgaggtcactacgagaggctcgtcaccgatCGTAGGcatattttatactcaaggtcactacgggaaaggctcgtcacattagcgtaggccgacagctcgaatatagtgtcccataccaccatactcggctcacgagtttggtttgctcactggacactatggggaggctcgtcaccccagcgtaggccgaaagctcgaccatggtgtcccataccaccatactcagctcatgagtcttagcggttCATTGTACCAAGGTTGAAACggactttacattggtaagtggtaccttagattcaaacagtggcgtccatacatggtgaacatacattaggctgaTCGGGTtattgacaagcttgactggtagGAGCATATGTttaattaatcgacatggagcgcatgtgcactccttgtggcctaaccactgtcaatagtCACCGTACGACTTAGATTCATCGATCGTATTCgtcgtggtgaaactagttcggccattgatcgtaaaccattaccgattgcctagactacatatTAGTCCCCATCATACTCAAACATAataagcattcatatgtgatagtccaagtagcatgtgacaaccaatttaaacataaatctcatttgagcattttaacaaacacatagtgcacatgttatcatacataggcatttcattcataaatcacgtGCTAGTaagatagattacataaaggaaactgtaactatagataagggaattgagaatcctatctcaataccttcattgaatacatttcaataagcattttttcattcaggcattttatcaaacacttagactacacatatcacatacatgtaataaattagtcaaAACATATATTATATCAAATCCTCCCACATAGGAGTTACCACACCTAcatcaatcatgtattctcaatcaataatcatggcaagcacaaatcataattccatattcatacaaacatttcaacaaacacatggaatgcattatttccaacatagttcatatatatatgtgtaatacgcggaaacatcgtatctaagcatatgtaatagcaatcgagtcagtcataaattattaactgatattaaaagccttaaaaactataacctaaatatttatagttcgcacctttcgtcgataaacttgtatcgaactcagttAAAACACTACACCcttatctacggcacaacggctgcCTAAAtcaacgaaataggttagctatttcataaattCCTCTATtcgaatccctaaaatagattagggttaggattccttacccaaaagtggAGTTGAAATCGATGGTATAGCGACACGGATGAGGCGATTCAACATGTGGAGcggtgggattgaatcccagcaactatctcacacacactctctctcttctcctcactttctccttctcttttctctcttctctcacctagggttaggaatttcgtatggaataagagaggggtgggtttagggtcttacataggcctagaagtggttcaaatggccctagggccatggtatacttaggttataaccaaagggcatctgttttggGCTAACGGAGCTCATTTAGAGGTCCATTTTCTGCATACGATCCGAAAaaagttccctggcaatggatctatgccaggttaaagtttcggtccgattgggtttgtagatcgactgcagaggactagtttcagttcaacggtcatcgtcactcaatcagggccacaagtacattgacatgtgtagggaattttccctgatccaagggtgtagttaggtcaaaaTTTgatagtctgaaaccttaaatttggcctataagcgaatgacccaatttacttaagttcgagttcattttttaaagatatttgcgtttctcacacacttcgctccaggctcaagttgtccgtttctagatactatttggacttgatttctgagatggttgttaagcccagtaaggcagtcataattaTGGGTTTAGTGGCTGGCTGAGAATCCAGCATAGTCTTATGattcgggcccaaactagggtccgtatggctatcgcttagagGAGGTGCCCCGTAAATCcagtcgccaagtgtaagacgtgtcgtactctgtgtggccttaggtggcattccctatatacaacacagGGTGTAACGTATATGAGATTTAGCATACAACACTCAATTTTTTAAAGCATTCTACACActtcataacaaaaggagcttcatgcatttaaccaaaattgtcataatacatgagatgtaatATTATACGgattatgacagaagatgcatgtgagctaatctaaacaagCTTTTAAAcattaacacatgataaccactCTACCATATTACTAGGCCCATTAAGgctatagcatagaaaacaggaaaacaaggaaaacccaaagaCAACTACAAGTGGGACTAGTtgtccgaatctggtgatggtggaggtgcacccttgtcctgcatacagcacaggatagCCGTTAAGGTGCGAGATACTTTCTTCAATTTTCACTTCATGAAAGTCtaattctcttcaagcttggcctgGGCCTCTCTGACCTCCTATCGCAgggcgacttggccctcctcaatctgggccaagcgggcttctaaagaAGCCCGATTACGGTGGGGATCATGTGTAGCAGGTGaagagcccccatcagagtcttgggcctccacttcttcctcttccttgctttcttcctctatctcatctccaccttcttcatcactctcttcctcttcacttcccgtctcatcctcaatctcatcgagtcgggcttgacgttgtcgtggcccaataatcatattgttgagagtagtgtcattgATGACATGGACCGGCATGagcctttctgagccaagtctgtacccgaattcacgagcaagcttgcatataagtcggccgaatagGAGTAAAATGTCTGTCCTAGGACAGCGtgtggtctgaactatctgtaatAGTACATACGTgggcaggcacagcttgtctccttgcccagctcgatataggaagtccaccatcaaacgcgtCCATTcgctgtgattgctccacctaggatacacattgtgtgtgaatatgtggtggagtaagcagaagtcaggagtcatcttggtcgctaggaggcagttgcctcgactccagtggaccagtcggccaTAAAGAAATCGCGTACGGTgatctctttcacgcacactcctgagactcttctcactagcatgtacctcaccaagcagcatccccatgattcgggctatcaagtccacattaACAATGGCTTCCCGCATTCCCatggggatagagaactgtagaggctccagtagtggctctcgtatatgggcgtagaaggctcggacagtgctctcatttgcacaagacttgccctcaaatatgggacccacccGGCGTCCAACAGGCAATCCGTCACCAGATAAAGCAtaaatagtttctcgtccacgtgtgcttcaaagaggaccctacggccttgaaacctttcatgtgccatatccgccagtagagctctttcgagaggaagctGGGAATTAAAATCCCGCTTCATCTCTAGCTCCCAATCGATGGTTGTGCTAGACTTGGTGCCTTTCTGCTGCCTTGAACGGGTAGGccggctaggctcggcttcatccgTAGAAGccttcttctttcccatgagagaaagaagtgtgaaaagggaaaatataaccgccacaagctcaaaaagagacaTGAGAGTGAAATAAAATAGAGGGATATGATGGATTGTTGgaccttgagatttttgagacacgaaggagggtttgtgtgctcaaatgagaggaaatgagggagataggagatagGTTTGAAGGATATGATGGAGAATGAGTatgtagtgaagaagaagaagatagtatgagaatggagggaggatttgagagagaaaaatgaaatttttagaggtttggagagcttggaggggtggaAATGAAGGAAAGGGAGCAAATGGGGAGGTAAAGGGGGTCCCCACacgatttcgtgggccccacacatgtgtacACTGGCCGGCCCGTTGCGGCCCGACAAGCCTGGATGAACTGGACCGTGAGGCCTCGCTGTTAGGACGATGCCATCGCAGTTCGCTGGGCAGGTGGGCGATGGCTCGCGCGGGGTCCACCTTGGTTCTCCCCGATTTGTACCGTTTAGGCCCCCAAGTCCATTTGAGCCATTTTCGGAGTCCATCTCATGTATATTCACGCGTTCCGaccatttgagtgtggaataggctGAATCCTCATCTAAACCCGTCAATTGACGGTCTAGAAAAGAACTGAGATCAtctcgcatgatcacagatgcatacagGTCCCGTTTCAACAGTCAGCTTCGCCTGTTGGTGAAACTTAGaatcctacgactgtttctacGTTTCATCACCCCCTCCTAAGCTAAAGTACGTTAGTGTGCAtagtgttaccataacccaagtcctgtttaatccaaatcatgctctaataccaacttgtaatgccctgaaaattgagggtcgagcagatgcccaactcccgagttccaacgcatcacttatgcaacatagataatgatgattaaatgttgtccgtgttagtgcattaaacatgaatgggattgccctagatcagcatatcatactccagagacaattagattatgcaagcggaagactgtgagagatatatacaacacataagttattgtaagtctccagagtgtgaacatgttactaggttaaataattacgtgtatagtttcaaaatatacaaaatgataaagtgtaatgtcatctaatccatatccctgtaaccccagtaacgcaactccaggtctacatagacccgccaaagagttgcaggtaggagaactcctcgtcgttgTCATAGAAGAtcggctccaactcgtaagcctcgtcatgatctgaaactacaatagaggttggttggtattttaaaacactgtcccagagtgggagtgagtgatcaactcagtggagttataaggtagaggttaacatgttattaattcagtcaagaagtaatgataaagcaatacaacaagcattcctaagtactctggttaatgtaaggatgatatgtattaatgatgtatgccc
This window encodes:
- the LOC131243139 gene encoding DNA replication licensing factor MCM2-like: MAEKWSDSRIVRDEPDDADDEEEGEDLCNDNYMEDYRRMDEHDQYESVGLDDSMEDERDIDQIMEDRRAAEVELDAKEGNMGPVSQKLPRFYMIKTQMMKLITGTQKGLELISGRQEDQEAMMILMAEHQVHLEDHREDIQETMCQ